The genomic DNA GTCGAAGAAAGTCACGTCCTCTTCGAACCACGATTCGGGCATCGATTCCAGCCGCGCGAGCCGTTGTTTCGAGGACTCCGCGTAGGTGCGGATGAATTCAGCGCGGGTTTCATTTTGGGGAAGGTGCGGCGCGGCGACCTCGATGCCGAAGAAATTCTTCATCCAGTTGTGCTCGCTGACGCACTGATGAACCATCTGTTCGTGCACTGTGCGTCCGCGCGCTTCCGGTTTCCAGCTCATTTCGCTGTCGCGGAACATTGCCCACGCCGCCAGGATCTTCTGCCGCTCGGTGGCATAGGTGTCTGTCAGGAACGAATAGCGATTCACCTCAGTGACTCATCGCGTAGATGATCGAATTCATTCCGAGCTTGTACGCATAGCTGGTGAAGTCCGCGGGATAGTCGGGATCGTCTTCCCATTCCCATGCGTCGCCCAGGTCGGAGTTGTACGTGAGCAGAATCATCAGCCGGCCATTCTCGTCGGAGACGCCGCGAACCTTGGGCGCCGTATCGTCGGGCTGTTCCCAGGTGCGGGTGCGTCCGCCGGAATAAGTGTATTGGCGTCCG from Terriglobia bacterium includes the following:
- a CDS encoding DinB family protein; this encodes MNRYSFLTDTYATERQKILAAWAMFRDSEMSWKPEARGRTVHEQMVHQCVSEHNWMKNFFGIEVAAPHLPQNETRAEFIRTYAESSKQRLARLESMPESWFEEDVTFFDVRRSRAWVLVRRIAHSAHHRGQLTAYLRALGHDLYSTYGPTADTNGTVKYQFPDVDALLTGFNG